The sequence CAGCGCGGTCTCCGCGGGAGCATCCAGGAGGCGCAGGGCCTCCTGGATGACCGCCGCCTTCTCCTCTGGGACGCCGTTGTGGTAGCTGCCGGAGACCGCCTCGAAGCAGTCCAAAAAGCCGCACTGCGCCAGCGTGGGCCCGCAGTAGGCCCAGGGCTTGCAGGTGGCGATGGCCAGCCGGAACCCGGCGGTCTTGAGCCGGGCGGTCAGCTCGACCATACCGGGAACCGGGACGGTGGCATAAAGGCCGTGATCCCGGTAGTGGTTCAAAAACCGTTCCCGGACCAGAAGCGCAGTCTGTGCGTCACAGCCGAACCGCGTTTGTAGGACCCGCTCGATGGGGGTCCCGAGAAAGTGCCGCACCGCGCCGCGTGGAAGCTCCGGGCCTCCTACAGACTCCATGGCGTAGCGCAGGGATTGAAACACCCCATCCGCGGAGTCGATGAGGGTGCCATCCATATCAAATAACAGTGTAGGATACATGGCCGTCCCTTATCTCTGCGCCAGCGTCGCGTATAGATAGTCATCGATCCAGTCGCCCACGTGGTCCAGCAGTAAATCCGCCGCGCGCAGAGGGAGCTGCCCGGACCGGACACGCTGATATTGGGTGGGCAGGTATTGGCTGAGCAGCGCCAGCGGGATGCCCTCCCGGTCCAAGTTGTGGAGCAGCGTGGTCACGGCGGCCGAGACGCGAGGGGCGGGGAGGTAATACCGCGCCCGGTCGGAAAAGCTGAACGCTCTGGCATACCGCTGGTCGGATTCATGGCCGTGGTAGTAGCCGCCCCAGTACTGGTCGTTCTCCCGCATGGCCCACTCCAGCGTATCACGAAACGCGCTGGCTGGGAAGGGTCGCAGCCGGCCCAGCTCCGCTTCGATCCGCTCTAGGGCGAACAGCCCCTCCCGGAGGGCGAAGGTGAGGGCGGGGCCAACCTTTAGAATGGCGATGCCGTCCTCCACCATCTCCCGCAGCCGCTCCTTGGACTGATAGTCGGTGGAGTGCCCCTCGAAGACCAATCCGGGCCACGCGTCCAGGGAGGCCGTCAGATCCCGGGCGGCGGCGCGGTCGTATTCCACCACGCTCTCGTCCGCGAACTCCACGCCGGGCTGGACCACCAGGGCGATGACCCGATCCCAGGCGTCTTTCAACCCCCGCCGGGTGAACGCAGCCCAGAAGGCCTCCAGGGTCGCCTTGCAGTCCTCCGGCTTTGTCACGGCGACGGTCTCCTCGTTTTCCATGGCGCCCCCGGGGATGGGAACCTCGCTCCCGATGACGTAGACCGGGGCAGGGGCGCCGGGATGGGCGGTGCGGAACATCGCGAAAGCGTCCTCCGCCGCCGCGCATAACTCCGCACCCCGGCGGGCGATGGTCTCATCCGGCAGCCGGGCGGAGGGATCATCGTCCGCCAGGCGCATACTGGTGTCGATGTGGATTTTGGAAAACCCGGCCAGAACATACCCGCGTACCAGCTCCAGCGCCCTGGGCATGGCTTCGGCCTCGGGGAGATTCCGCCAGGTGAGGGGGCCCAGATGATCCCCTCCGCAGAAGACACGCGCCTGGGGCATCCCCTCCTCCGCCGCAAGCCGGTTCAGAAAGGCACGGAAGTCCGCCGGTTTCATGCCCGTGTAACCGCCGTCCTGATTCACCTGGTTGGCGGTGGCCTCCACCAGGACTACGGTGTCCCGGTCCCTGGCGCGCCGGATGGCGGCGCGGATCACATACTCGTTGGCGCTGCAACAGGCGTAAATCCCCTTTTCACGGCCCTGCTCCCGCCTGCGGAGCAGCTCCCGCACGGGGTTTTGATTCACAGCTTGATCCATGGGTCCAATCCCTCCGGCTTGTCCGGATCGACACCCCGGGCAATCGCGTGGTGGAAGCACAGAAGCTGGATGCAGAAAAGTGCAAAGACGGCCTTTGCGTCGTCATCGCCGCACTCCGGAAGCTGGATGCGCGTGCCCGGCAGAGCGTCGCCGGAAGAGGCGCAGTCCAGCACCAGCAGATGGCCAGTCTTCCGCGCCACGTCGGACAGGAGTGCGGCCTGCAATGCCCGATCCCCGGAGGACAGAACCGCGATCACCAGCGTGTCCGCCCCAATCTGCACCATGGGGCCGTGGCGGACGTCCAGGAGGTGATAGTGGTTGGAGTCCCGGCGGCAGATCTCCTTAAACGCCAGCGCCCCCTCCTCCAAAAGGCCCGCCATGCCGCTGTCGGCCAGCACCACCGCCTTGCTCCAGGTCTGGGCGGCCAGCGCGGAGAGCGCAGCCTCCTGTGCGGGGCAGAAAGCGGTGGCATGACTTTTCAGCGCGTCAAGGGCGGAAAGGCCCGCCTCGTCGCCGCCCGCGATGCAGGCGAGGCCCAGCGCGGCCACGTACAGATTCGTGACGGTCCGGGTCTGGCACACAGCCTCGTCGAAGGCCCAGGGAAGGGCCAGGTTCCAATCGGCCAGGGCCTCCAGCGCCGTCCCCTCCCGGGCGCAGATGGACAGGAGCTTGCAGCCCAGCTCGTTTTTGCAGCGTTCCGCCGCCCGGACTACCTCGCTGGTGGAGCCGGAGCGGGAGAGCAGCAGCAGAGTCGTGCCCCGCAGCATTTTCTCATAGGCGTGGAAGTTGACCAGCAGATCCCCGGCGGCCAGGGCGTAGGCGGGGACGCCGGTGTGCTGGGAAAACTGGATGGCGGCGGACTTTGCCAGACTGAAGCTGGAGCCGCAGCCCAGGGCGCACAGGGTCTGGACACCGGCGAGCGCGGCCACGGCTTCGGCGCGCTTGGCGTGCAGGGCCTCTAATGTACGGGCTACGGCCTGGAACTGGCCCTTCAATTCCTGTTCTGTCAAATACATCGTATCCTTCCTTTCTGTTCTATCTTCTTGAGTCGTAAGGGGCGGAGGGTGGCTGGCCACCCTCCGCCCCTTAAAATACGCTGTTTACTTTGCCTGTGCGCCCACAGCGATCTTCTTCTGATACCGTACTTCCAGTACAGAGAGGAGCACGAATGCGGCGACAATGATGAGGATGCCAACGACGGGGCTCTTCATAAGGGTCATAAGCGCCATTGCGTCGATGCAGTCATGCCCGGTTCCCTCTGCGCCAACGGCTGCGAAGCGGCCAAAGAGCATATAGGTGAAGCCGGAGAAGAGAATCAGCTCCACGCCATAGACAAAACCGGAGACCATGGCCCCGATGCGGCCGCCCAGGGCGTTGCCCATAATACCGGCTACGCCGCCGGTAAAGAAGGCGCCGATGATGGAGACCAGGGGCACCGCGCCGAAGAGGGCGGAGGAGATAAACATGGCCACGATCATGCCCAGGGTGGCGAAGATGAAGCCCAGCATCAGGGAGTTGGGGGCAAA is a genomic window of Intestinimonas massiliensis (ex Afouda et al. 2020) containing:
- a CDS encoding SIS domain-containing protein, with protein sequence MYLTEQELKGQFQAVARTLEALHAKRAEAVAALAGVQTLCALGCGSSFSLAKSAAIQFSQHTGVPAYALAAGDLLVNFHAYEKMLRGTTLLLLSRSGSTSEVVRAAERCKNELGCKLLSICAREGTALEALADWNLALPWAFDEAVCQTRTVTNLYVAALGLACIAGGDEAGLSALDALKSHATAFCPAQEAALSALAAQTWSKAVVLADSGMAGLLEEGALAFKEICRRDSNHYHLLDVRHGPMVQIGADTLVIAVLSSGDRALQAALLSDVARKTGHLLVLDCASSGDALPGTRIQLPECGDDDAKAVFALFCIQLLCFHHAIARGVDPDKPEGLDPWIKL
- a CDS encoding HAD hydrolase-like protein, with amino-acid sequence MYPTLLFDMDGTLIDSADGVFQSLRYAMESVGGPELPRGAVRHFLGTPIERVLQTRFGCDAQTALLVRERFLNHYRDHGLYATVPVPGMVELTARLKTAGFRLAIATCKPWAYCGPTLAQCGFLDCFEAVSGSYHNGVPEEKAAVIQEALRLLDAPAETALMIGDRADDVLGARTWGIPCLGVEFCGYADPGELAGAGAVAVVRTAGELERFLTVRADGNSEMR
- a CDS encoding class II D-tagatose-bisphosphate aldolase, non-catalytic subunit — encoded protein: MDQAVNQNPVRELLRRREQGREKGIYACCSANEYVIRAAIRRARDRDTVVLVEATANQVNQDGGYTGMKPADFRAFLNRLAAEEGMPQARVFCGGDHLGPLTWRNLPEAEAMPRALELVRGYVLAGFSKIHIDTSMRLADDDPSARLPDETIARRGAELCAAAEDAFAMFRTAHPGAPAPVYVIGSEVPIPGGAMENEETVAVTKPEDCKATLEAFWAAFTRRGLKDAWDRVIALVVQPGVEFADESVVEYDRAAARDLTASLDAWPGLVFEGHSTDYQSKERLREMVEDGIAILKVGPALTFALREGLFALERIEAELGRLRPFPASAFRDTLEWAMRENDQYWGGYYHGHESDQRYARAFSFSDRARYYLPAPRVSAAVTTLLHNLDREGIPLALLSQYLPTQYQRVRSGQLPLRAADLLLDHVGDWIDDYLYATLAQR